The stretch of DNA TGAGATGCAATTCGCCCGAAGTAATCAAGGCACTGCCCACAAGCGTGCCCGCGCCGGGGCCGGACGCGAAACTCTCGTTGACGGCGAAGTTGGGGCCGATGACCGAGGCGACGGCCGCGCTCGCGCTCCCCGTCGTCGTCAGGTTGAAATCCGCGGTTCCCAAATTGAAGACCGTTTCGTTGAAAAGCGTCGTGTAATCAATGCTCGATGCGCCCACGACAACCGGATTCGCGCTGGCGCGGGTCATGGAAACGGCGAACGGCTCCGACTTGGAAATCGTGAGGTTGTCGATCGCGTTTAATTCCCACGCGCCACCGGTGCGACCGCCTACGCCGACCGTCCACCCCGCCTGCGGATTCCAGCCGGAAATGGTGTGGTACACATACAAATTCCGGTCGTGCGAGACATAGCACGTGCCGTTGGCGTCAATATCAATGGCGAATTGCGTCCACCGGCTGTTGACGAGTATCGCGCTGGAAAGGGCGATGTCGGCGACGGTGGTTGCGCCGTAATAGACGATAAGGCGATTCGTGTTGTAGGTCGGCATGCACACCCGCAGTCCATTGCCGTATCCGTATTCGCCGAACGAACTACTCCAGTTGAGCGGCCCGTAGCAGAAGGCCATGCCGTCCGCGGGAGGACTGGAGCCGTTGCCCATGTAGATGTCGCATTTGAGGTGGAACGTGGTCAGCACCTGGCCGGGATCCCAATACCACGCGCCCTGTTGGCTACCGGTGGCCGGCGTCAACTGCAAGTATCCACCGGAAAGCCCGGCGCTGCCCTGTACGACCGTCCCGGGGGGAAGGCTGCTGAAATCGGTGCTCAGCATCAGGCTCGGCGGCCCGGCCAGCGCCGGTCCTGCCAGGATCGGCAAGGCTATCGCCGCCATGAAAAATAAATGCATTTTCGTGTTCATGGGATAGTTTCCTTTCCGGCGTTCAAAAGGCTGGAGCGTTCGCCGACGGGCAAGGAAACCGTTTGCCTTGCTTGCCAAACGGCACTCCAAACCGATAGAGCGCCTATTCAAACTTCACTTCTTGCGCCAAGGTATGATTGAACCATGAGCCTGACGCCATCCTACAACAATCCTTGCCACGTTGCAATGAAAAAAGGCGAAAGATTCGGCGCCGGTTGCAAATGTCGTTTGCACACTGTAATTTGGACGCAGGCGATCCGGACCGGAACAGCGCGGTCCGCAACACGCGAAGGACAGCGGCAATCCATGACGCAGGACCTTAGAATAGTATATAAATACAATTACATGCTTGTATCACTAACTTTGGTATTGATATGCGCTGAATCCTATTCGGGCGAATCGGGTCGGGGTTCGCTCGCCCCGTTGTCCGCCGAACGGGACCGTCCGGCCTTTGCGTCTCTTTCGGAAGATCTGCTTGTCATGGAGAAAAGTCTGGATGCGGCGACCGGCGCGGTGATTACCGGGCATACGCCGGTCGGCGGATTGCCGTTCGATGCTCTGCGGGAGAGCGTCTGGGTGGCGTATGCATGGGATCTGGCCCACATGCCGGATCGGGCGCAGAAACACGCCCGGTTCTGTCTTGATTTGATCCGCCGGACAGACAATCCCGGCCGTCCGGCTGGGTCGTGGCCGGTCTTGGTCTTGGCCGATGGCGCGGAAGTGCTTCCCGACACGATTTTGGATCCCGGCGTGGGCGCTTGGGTGCTTTCCTTTTTTTGGCGGCATGCCCGGTGTTTGCCTGAGGTCGAGCGGTATGAGTTTCTAGCGTCCTGCTGGCCGGCGACCGAAAGCACGGTGGATTTTTTGGTCCGCTGGGTGGATTCCCGGAACCGTCAGCCCTTGGCTGGATTCGATGCAAACCGTTGGCGGGACACCGTGGACGACATGACGTTTCTGGAGCATTACATGGGTGTGGATGCCGGGTTGCGGATAGCGGCGGCCGTCAACAAGAAACCAACCGAGGCGTGGACCCGCCGCAAGCGGGAACTGGATGCCTTGATCCGGTTTCATTGCGTGGGCCGGGGCGGCGAGTGGATTAGTCCCGCCATCCTCCCATTTTGGCAGGATGAATTTCGCGAAACCGCATTGCCGTCATGGGCCAAGGCGGCTGGGGAACGGGTTTTTTCGCCCATCAGCGGACATCTGCCCGATGCGAAGGAGGTCTGCGATGCCGCTTTGGCGTTCCGGGACGATGTCGGCCAATTGAATGCACTGAAGCCGCTGCCATACACTCCGGAGCGGCTCGGATCATTGGGCGTTTACGAAGCCGCCCTGCACTTCATCGCCATTGCGACGATTTACGGGGACGCCGATGCCGTGTTCCACGTGGAACAGTCCGGTGAGGCGCTGCACTTCAATGACGTCGTTTCACGATTGAAAGATGCCCTCTTCGCCACCCCCTGCGACTCCATTCATCCTCCACAGGTTCCACGTGAAACATCGGCCCCAGAATCTTCCCCGGATTCTGAAACTGGCAGATAAATATCGTTTCGGGTGTCAAATAGTTTTTCAATATTCTGAGGAGGCGTGTGGGTTTTTCCACAGCGCGCGCCGTGATAAACCGGGGCTTCGTTTCGGGTTGCCGGGCTGGAAATTCGCCTTCCAAGATGTGCATGTTTTGAAAGCCCAATGCGTTGACGGCCCATTCCAGGAATGCGATCTTGCGCGTATTCCGCTCGATCAAAGTGATTTCGAGGTCGTCGCGCATAATTTTCATGGGGAAGATCGGAAAACCGGCGCCGCTGCCGATATCCATGAGGGTTATTTTTCCTTCACTTGGCATCGGCAGGTAAGGCAATAGGCTCAAGGCATCGAGGATATGCCGTTCCGCCAAATGAGGCATGTCACGGGGCGAAACCAATCCCGCCCGGTCATTCCATTCCGCTATCAGCGCTGCATACCGCGAAAAGGCATCCAGCGTCGCTTGTGACCATTCGATACGATTTTCAGGGAAGCCGGCTAAAACGGACGAAGGGACATGGGAAATCAATTCCCGTGCGCATGGATGATCGGCCAAAAAGATCGAAACAGCAATTGTCATATTATTAGTTTCTTTTACATTTTTATCATAATAAACGTATTTGGCGGTGTTGCAACTTAATAGAAAGATCTACAGGGTCATAAAGAGACATAAAAGACACAAGGGATATCAACCGGCGAGCGATGCCATTCCGGTCGAAATCGGGCGGATGGAAACCGTTTGACATGCTCATTTTTTCTGTGTTAGCGTGCAAATGACCCGGAGGACATTCCGGAGGAGGTTCAAGGTGCGATATGTAGTGCTTGTCGGCGACGGCATGGCCGATTTTCCGCTTTCTGAATTGGACAACCGTACCCCCTTGGAGGTTGCGTTTACCCCTTCGATGGACGAATTGGCGCGAATGGGCGCTTGCGGCCTGTTCTGTCCCATTCCGTCCGACACGCCACCCGGCAGCGACATCGGCAATTTGTCGCTTTTCGGGTACGATCCGAAATCGGCGTATACCGGCCGGGCGCCGCTTGAGGCGGCCAATCAGGGCATCACCCTCGCCCCGAACCAGGTTGCGTTTCGCTGCAACCTCGTTACCCTGCGCGACGGGCGCATGGCCGATTTCACGTCCGGACATATTTCCTCCGAGGAATCCGCCCAACTCATGGCGGCGCTGAACGATCGGCTCCAGGGTTTCCCGGTGTACTTTTCGCCGGGGGTCGGTTATCGCAACTTGGCCATCGTTACGGCGCCGCCCGATCAGGTCGCCGAATTGGCGAACATCGTCTGCACGCCGCCCCATGATATCACGGATCAGCCGTATGCGGACCACCTGCCTTCCGGACCCGGATCGGAATTTCCCCGCGCGCTGATGGAGGCGTCGCGTCCCGTGTTGGCTGATCATCCGGTCAACCGGGCCCGGATGGCCGAAGGCAAGAATCCCGCCACGTCGGTCTGGCTCTGGGGACAGGGCCTATCGCCGAAACTTTCATCCTACCGGGAACGCTTCGCCCTGACGGGGGCGGTCATCTCCGCGGTCGATCTGGTCAACGGCATCGGGGTTGCCGCCGGCCTGAACGTGATCAAGGTGCCCGGCGCCACGGGGTATCTCGACACGAATTACAAAGGCAAAGTGTCGGCCGCCCAACAGGCGCTGCGCGAATTCGACTTCGTCTACCTTCACGTCGAAGCGCCCGACGAAACCAGCCACCAGGGCCGGACCGATCTCAAGATTCGCGCAATCGAGGATTTCGACGCCTACGTCGTCGCCCCGTTTTTGGAGTATTTGTCCGCGCATCCACACACCCGGATTCTCGTGGCGCCCGATCATGTCACCGCAATTTCGACGCGCACCCATGCGCACGGCCCCGTCCCCTTTGTGCTTGCCGGCGAAGGCATCGCGGGTTGCCCGGCGGAGGCTTATTCCGAATCCGCCGCCCGGGCCACGGGCGTCTTGATCGAAGAAGGCCACACGCTTGTGCCCCGCATTCTGCAATCGGAACGCGTTGATTTCATGGCCGGTCCGGCGCCATGTGCGTCATAGGCAACTATCTGTCTGTCGAAAGAGGATTCGTCGCCTCGGGCCCGGCGAATGGGTTTCTTGTTTGTCCGGCGGTGGCCGTTTTTATTTTCTGCGGAAACCGAAGGGACGCCGGGGTTCGGGCGCGGCGGCGGGCAGGTTTTCGGTGGGCGGATCCGCCTCCGGCGCGGGCTGCGGCTCGATGGCTAGTTCAAGACGCGGGATTGCGGCGGATTCGTCCTGCAGACGCGCACGAAACATTCGTTCGGGTTCCGTGAAGTCCGGCAAGGGTTCTTCCTTCTTCTTTTTGGGCTTGTTCGGAATCAGGCTGTATCCGATGATGTCGCCCAGATCGAGGAAAAACGCGACCACAAGGAAAAAGATTTCCTTGATGCCGATGGTGTTGAAATCGAACACTTTGGCGAAAACGGCGAAGAGGGGGCTTTCGATTTTGACCACGGCGGGCAAGGGCAGGCCGGCATGGGCGCCAATGTCCTTGATGGCGACGCGGAGTCGGTTTTGCAATTCATCCACCTCTTCGATCTTCGCCGGATGCGTCGTTTTCAAGAGGGTGTCGGCTTCGTCCTTTTTCGCCAAGGCCATCGTGATGTTTTCGAGGTCCACGGCCGCCGTTTCCTGCAGGACGGTCAATTTGTAATCCTCTTCCTTGGCGATTGGGCCGTATCCTTCGGGGGCCTTTCGCAGTCCCTTGATTTCGGCGGCCAGTTCGCCTTTCTGCCGGGCGATGTCTTTCTTCGCCTTCTCTTCCTTGGCGAGCAGGATCGTCTGCGCCTCGCGCAGATAATCTTCGTAGACCGCGCGCATTTTTTCGGACGAGTAGCGCACGAAGAAATCGCGGTCCGCCGTTCGGTACAGAACGTCCAGATTGAACGAAATGCTGATGAAGCCGACGACCGTCAGGCCGATGAGTCCGAGGATATTGAGGCGTTTCTGCTCGTCAATGATGGCTACCTTGAGCGCGAACAGCATCAGGCCGATCGCCACCGACAAACCCAGCGCGATGATGGAACAGTCCCAGACAACGCCTTGTCCTAGGTTCAGCCGGACGACCGGCTCGGGGAGAATCGAATCGCGCACGCTGACGTAGGTCGTCCACATCGAGACGACGCCCAGCAATGTCATCGCAAGGTAAATGATTAGTCGCGTAATAAAGACCATTGGCGTTCTCCGAAGGGATGCTCCACAGCCGCTCCCGATGGTGTTTTATCCGGCGGCGCGCGAAAAAGTTGCGCGTGGGGCCGGTACAACCCAGACGGTCATTCTACAACATCGAACCATCAGAGCGGTATCTAATTTTGGGGACCGAAACCGTGCAGCCGCATCTAATGGCACGGAAGACGATGATGCCCGATTGCTGGGAGGGGCTTCCGTGTCTTCCTGATCGTGCTCGTCATCGTGCTTGTAATTGATCCGCCTCGTGTTCTCTCGATGACGATTACGCGTATGAGCACGAGGAGCAGGAGCAGGAGCAAGAGCAAGAGTAAGAGCAAGAGCAAGAGCAAGAGCAAGAGCAGGAGCAAGAGCAGGAGCAAGAGCAAGAGCAAGATTATGACGCTTGGCCGCAGAAAGCGTATGACGTCTGACGAGCCGGGCTTGCCTGGAATTTAGATAGGTCTGCGTTGGGGCTGAAGGGGTTTCAATCCTCCAGGGCCGATGTGATACAGTCGGGCTAGAAATATGGAAGGAGGATGGTACTATGCCGGCGATTCGCGTGGGCAACGCGCCGTGTTCGTGGGGCGCGCTGGAATTCGAGAGTCTGGAAGGCGAGAGCGCGGGATTCCGCCGTGTGCTCGATGAAATGGCTGCGACCGGTTACGCCGGCACGGAACTGGGGGACTGGGGTTTCATGCCCACCGAACCGGATCGGCTGCGGGCGGAACTCGAATCGCGCGGCATGACGTTGATCGGCGCTTTCGTGCCGGTGGCGTTGAAGGAGCCGGCCCTGCACGCCGAAGGCGAGGCGGCGGCGCTGCGCGTGGCGCGTCTGCTGGCCGCGGCATCGCCCGGAAACCGGCCGTTTCTCGTTTTGGCGGACGACAACGGCACGGATCCCGTTCGCACGAAAAACGCCGGGCGTATTGCGCCGGACATGGGCCTTTCCGATGCCGAATGGGAGGCGTTCGCCGAGGGAACGAACCGTATTGCGCGCGCTGTAAAGGCCGCGTGCGGACTCAGGACGGTGTTCCATCATCACTGCGGCGGATACATCGAAACGCCGGACGAGGTTGCACGGCTCATGGCCATGACCGACCCCGGCGTGGTGGGGCTGGTTCTCGACACCGGCCATTATGCCTACGGCGCGGGAAATTCCGATGCCGTCATCGAGGCGCTGGATCGCTTCGCGGACCGAATCTGGCACATGCACTTCAAGGACTGCGATCCCGGTGTCGCCGCGCGCGCCCGCGCCGAAAAGCACGATTACTTCGAGGCGGTTGGCCATGGCGTCTTTTGCGAGTTGGGGCGCGGCTGCGTTGATTTCGGCGCGGTGATGGAGCGGCTGAACGCGCGCGCGTATGCCGGCTGGGTCGTCGTGGAACAGGATGTCCTTCCGGGCATGGGCACGCCGATGGAAAGCGCCCGCCGCAACCGGGCTTTTCTCGCCACGCTCGGCCTATAAGAGCGTTTTCCAAAAGTCTGATGAACCTTATTATGCTGGACCGACGGTCCAATTTGTCCATTTCGAAGGCGCGCCCTGTCGGACAGGCTGGACAGCCTGTCCCACCCAAATAATCGGTTATGTCGTCGTAAGCGCGATGTGCGCCCTGTCGGACAGGCTGGACAGCCTGTCCCACGTTGTGCGGGCAAGGAACTTATCCTGCACAGTTTACTATATAGCCGATCCGCCGACCGTCATGGTTTCGGTGGTTTCAGGACCATGTAGGTGGGCAGACCGACAACGCCGAAGTGTTCCATGGCCTTCCGCGTGTCGGGATCGCTGGGACGCTCGGCCTGGAATTTGAT from Candidatus Hydrogenedentota bacterium encodes:
- a CDS encoding TIM barrel protein is translated as MPAIRVGNAPCSWGALEFESLEGESAGFRRVLDEMAATGYAGTELGDWGFMPTEPDRLRAELESRGMTLIGAFVPVALKEPALHAEGEAAALRVARLLAAASPGNRPFLVLADDNGTDPVRTKNAGRIAPDMGLSDAEWEAFAEGTNRIARAVKAACGLRTVFHHHCGGYIETPDEVARLMAMTDPGVVGLVLDTGHYAYGAGNSDAVIEALDRFADRIWHMHFKDCDPGVAARARAEKHDYFEAVGHGVFCELGRGCVDFGAVMERLNARAYAGWVVVEQDVLPGMGTPMESARRNRAFLATLGL
- a CDS encoding cofactor-independent phosphoglycerate mutase — protein: MRYVVLVGDGMADFPLSELDNRTPLEVAFTPSMDELARMGACGLFCPIPSDTPPGSDIGNLSLFGYDPKSAYTGRAPLEAANQGITLAPNQVAFRCNLVTLRDGRMADFTSGHISSEESAQLMAALNDRLQGFPVYFSPGVGYRNLAIVTAPPDQVAELANIVCTPPHDITDQPYADHLPSGPGSEFPRALMEASRPVLADHPVNRARMAEGKNPATSVWLWGQGLSPKLSSYRERFALTGAVISAVDLVNGIGVAAGLNVIKVPGATGYLDTNYKGKVSAAQQALREFDFVYLHVEAPDETSHQGRTDLKIRAIEDFDAYVVAPFLEYLSAHPHTRILVAPDHVTAISTRTHAHGPVPFVLAGEGIAGCPAEAYSESAARATGVLIEEGHTLVPRILQSERVDFMAGPAPCAS